GCTTCTCTCGGCTGCCTTGATTCCTTCGTCGTCGAGGCCGAGTTCGCGCAACAGATCGAAAGCATGTTTCTTCTTGATTTCCTGCTCGTCTGGTGCCCGCATTACCAACAGGTTGGGCATCGCCTTGCGGTAGTCCGTGCGAATCTCCTCAATCGGTCTCTTGTAGTATGTCTTGAGATAGAACTGGTGCCCCATGAGTGCGTGGGCCGCCGTCTCGCCCATTGGCTTCACAACGGCGCTGAAGAAGAACTTGCGAAAGATATGTGCGTGGACTTTGTGGTATTTGTGTCCGGGAATTTTGTCGCCCAGCCCGAGTTTTGGCAGCCAGCGATAGAGAATCATGCGATACTCGTCGGGCCCATTCCTGCTCGCGTTGCCGCGATAGAACAGAGAGTTGGTGGTCCCAAGTTTACGTTGCTCAATCAGCTGTCTGAAGAAATCTGCACTCTCATCGGTGACGAAGACCTCCCGGCTAATCCTGCCGTGCTTGGTCGCCTTTGTGGTTTCCTTGCGAATCGAAACGCGAATTGGGTTCTCCTCAAGGTGGAGATCGCCCACACGAACTTGCAGCGTTTCGCCAATCCTCGTTCCCGCATCCTTCATCATAGCCGTTGCCGCCCTCACCCATAGAGGCATGGGGGAGAGCAGTATCTTGCGGATGGTCTCACGCTCGATTGCAATGTCCGGTGTTTCCTCCGCGATTGGCAAAGTCACCTTCTCTCTGAACTTGTCATTGCTGATGTCGACTCCTTGGTAGCGCAGGAATTTCTTGATCCCCTCCACGTGTCGATGGACTGTTCGTGGCATGATTGGCTCGCCTTTCAACCTCGGACAGGCGTCACCACGGGCATCCTTCAGGCCAAGCGCCCAGCCGACGAATCTGTCGAGCATGACGTAGACCGCGTCGTCCCTCCAGTCGCGAGTGCTCAGGTCGTCTAAGATCACCTGGAGGACACATTCGTCATCGCCTTCCAGTCCGAGTCTCGCCCGTCCGAACTGGGCCAGTTTGGTCACCCCCCGCATGTATACGTCAATGGTATTCTGGGATTGAGTGCGCCTCAGCACCCTTTCTCGGAATCCATCGAAGTCCACTTTCGTGCTTGACGAAGGCATTAGATGCACCTCGTCGATACAGCCACGTCAGCCACCAAAGAAACGAGGTGACTGGCGTTTTGTCCACTCCACACCGAGAAAAGGACAGGTGCGGGCCCGGTGGGATTTGAACCCACGACCTCTGCGAGCCTCGCTCCCTACAGCTTAGAAGGATTGGCGCGACACGCTCTGCCACGCTATCCGTACTGCGCTACGGGCCCAACGAGCGTCGCCCGGGGTTTCGACATAAGGCTTTCCCGTTCGAATCCAAGTGACTTGTCACTTGAGAGAGGAAGAAATCGGAAGGTTTTATCCTGTCAGAGGCGAATCGGGCGCCCTTGGCCGCAACCCAGCAGCGGCTCTTTGGAACCAATGGCGTAAGGTTCGTCCCCGGTGTCTCCAACGACCTCGACTTCGCCATCAACCTCGGAGAGGCCATCGGCACATTCTTCGGAAGTGGCGAAAT
The window above is part of the Candidatus Bathyarchaeia archaeon genome. Proteins encoded here:
- a CDS encoding site-specific integrase — its product is MPSSSTKVDFDGFRERVLRRTQSQNTIDVYMRGVTKLAQFGRARLGLEGDDECVLQVILDDLSTRDWRDDAVYVMLDRFVGWALGLKDARGDACPRLKGEPIMPRTVHRHVEGIKKFLRYQGVDISNDKFREKVTLPIAEETPDIAIERETIRKILLSPMPLWVRAATAMMKDAGTRIGETLQVRVGDLHLEENPIRVSIRKETTKATKHGRISREVFVTDESADFFRQLIEQRKLGTTNSLFYRGNASRNGPDEYRMILYRWLPKLGLGDKIPGHKYHKVHAHIFRKFFFSAVVKPMGETAAHALMGHQFYLKTYYKRPIEEIRTDYRKAMPNLLVMRAPDEQEIKKKHAFDLLRELGLDDEGIKAAERSMGRTETSEITPELLEEIKCRLAQAWGYDRRDSRPPERSAGVF